A genomic segment from Microcella flavibacter encodes:
- a CDS encoding nucleoside/nucleotide kinase family protein has translation MTAPGPAALPGLDALATVIEGMRARAPHAGRRLLVGIAGAPGAGKSTAAAALAAALPGAVVLPMDGFHLPQARLVALGRRDRMGAPDTFDVAGFLGVLRALRDDDAAVRAPDFDRTIEEPVPEAIAIGPDARTVIVEGNYLLHADDGWHPVAGLLDATVALRLADETRRERLIARHVAHGKTSAEAEAWALGPDEANARLIAPGLERADYSLSG, from the coding sequence ATGACCGCACCGGGCCCCGCGGCGCTGCCCGGCCTCGACGCCCTCGCGACCGTCATCGAGGGGATGCGCGCCCGCGCCCCGCACGCCGGCCGCCGCCTGCTCGTCGGCATCGCCGGAGCCCCCGGCGCCGGCAAGTCGACCGCCGCCGCCGCGCTCGCCGCCGCCCTGCCGGGCGCGGTCGTGCTGCCGATGGACGGGTTCCACCTGCCGCAGGCCCGCCTCGTCGCGCTCGGCCGCCGCGACCGCATGGGCGCCCCCGACACCTTCGACGTCGCGGGCTTCCTCGGGGTGCTGCGCGCGCTGCGCGACGACGACGCCGCCGTGCGCGCGCCCGACTTCGATCGCACGATCGAGGAGCCCGTGCCCGAGGCGATCGCGATCGGGCCGGATGCTCGCACCGTGATCGTCGAGGGCAACTACCTGCTGCACGCCGACGACGGCTGGCACCCCGTCGCGGGCCTGCTCGACGCGACGGTCGCGCTGCGTCTCGCCGACGAGACCCGCCGCGAGCGCCTCATCGCCCGCCACGTGGCGCACGGCAAGACCTCCGCCGAGGCCGAGGCGTGGGCGCTGGGCCCCGACGAGGCCAACGCCCGGCTCATCGCACCCGGGTTGGAGCGCGCCGACTACTCGCTCTCGGGCTGA